A stretch of the Streptomyces venezuelae genome encodes the following:
- a CDS encoding 3-isopropylmalate dehydrogenase, with product MSTSINLAVIPGDGIGQEVVAQGLKVLSAVLPQDVKLETKEYDLGAQRWHRTGETLPDAELEALKHHDAILLGAIGDPSVPSGVLERGLLLKLRFAFDHFINLRPSKLFPNTATPLAGRPEIDFIVVREGTEGPYTGNGGSLRTGTPAEVATEVSINTAYGVERVVRDAYERANARPRKKLTLVHKNNVLVYAGHLWKNIFDTVGREYPEVTTDYLHVDAATIFFVTQPERFDVIVTDNLFGDILTDLAAAVTGGIGLAASGNINPTGAFPSMFEPVHGSAPDIAGTGKADPTATILSVALLLRHLGYEAQAVRIEEAVSADLAERDGTFRSTDRIGDALAARVAG from the coding sequence ATGTCGACCAGCATCAATCTCGCAGTGATCCCCGGTGATGGCATCGGCCAGGAAGTCGTGGCTCAGGGCCTCAAGGTCCTTTCCGCGGTCCTGCCCCAGGATGTGAAGCTGGAGACCAAGGAATACGACCTCGGCGCCCAGCGCTGGCACCGCACCGGCGAGACCCTGCCGGACGCGGAGCTGGAGGCCCTCAAGCACCACGACGCGATCCTGCTGGGCGCCATCGGCGACCCCTCGGTCCCGTCCGGTGTCCTGGAGCGCGGTCTGCTGCTGAAGCTCCGCTTCGCCTTCGACCACTTCATCAACCTGCGCCCGTCCAAGCTGTTCCCGAACACCGCCACCCCGCTGGCCGGCCGCCCGGAGATCGACTTCATCGTCGTCCGCGAGGGCACCGAGGGCCCGTACACCGGCAACGGCGGCTCGCTGCGCACCGGTACCCCCGCCGAGGTGGCCACCGAGGTCAGCATCAACACCGCCTACGGTGTCGAGCGGGTCGTCCGCGACGCGTACGAGCGGGCCAACGCCCGCCCCCGCAAGAAGCTGACCCTGGTGCATAAGAACAACGTTCTCGTGTACGCCGGCCACCTGTGGAAGAACATCTTCGACACGGTCGGCCGGGAATACCCCGAGGTCACCACCGACTACCTGCACGTCGACGCCGCGACGATCTTCTTCGTCACGCAGCCCGAGCGCTTCGACGTCATCGTCACGGACAACCTCTTCGGTGACATCCTCACCGACCTGGCCGCCGCCGTGACCGGCGGAATCGGCCTGGCCGCCTCCGGGAACATCAACCCGACCGGCGCCTTCCCGTCCATGTTCGAGCCGGTCCACGGCTCCGCCCCGGACATCGCGGGCACCGGCAAGGCCGACCCGACCGCCACGATCCTCTCCGTCGCCCTCCTGCTGCGCCACCTCGGCTACGAGGCCCAGGCCGTCCGCATCGAGGAGGCCGTCTCGGCCGACCTGGCCGAGCGCGACGGCACCTTCCGGTCCACCGACCGCATCGGCGATGCCCTCGCCGCACGCGTAGCCGGCTGA
- a CDS encoding cytosine permease, which produces MPIEQRGVDTIPEEERTSTPRDLVAILLGSNLCLGVIVFGWLPPSFGLGLWPSVTAIVTGTLIGIAFTAPLALVSLRTGTNLSTSSGAQFGVRGRLVGSVVGLLLSLGYTALTLWIGGDVMVGVLSRLTGLPDGGASRALMYGVLAACTVVGAVFGYRLLLRMSKLLAVAMVVLLAVGVFAYSGDFTTAAPPDTPYLLGSFWPTWVLAAVAAGLSGPVAFITLLGDYTRYISPARHGSRKVFWATCAGLLFGLLVPQLFGTYTALAARAGLDYAGPLVEASPGWYLIPLLLAAAGGSIGNAGLMLYSMGLDLDAILPRATRTRATLIAAGVATGFVFLGSFAWSAQAAMTSFVLLLTALGTPWAVITLIGHLRCRGKYDQEALQVFNRRARGGVYWYSAGWNLRATASWAAGAAVGLAAVSTPLYEGPLLALTGGVDCSFILSGLVGGLVYTALTFRTAPVREVVLAID; this is translated from the coding sequence ATGCCCATAGAACAGCGCGGAGTCGACACCATCCCGGAGGAGGAGCGCACCAGCACCCCGCGCGACCTCGTGGCGATCCTGCTCGGATCGAATCTCTGCCTCGGCGTGATCGTCTTCGGCTGGTTGCCGCCCTCCTTCGGCCTGGGCCTGTGGCCCTCGGTGACCGCCATCGTGACCGGCACCCTCATCGGGATCGCGTTCACCGCGCCGCTCGCCCTCGTCTCGCTCCGGACGGGCACCAACCTGTCCACCTCCAGCGGGGCCCAGTTCGGGGTCCGGGGCCGGCTCGTCGGCTCGGTGGTGGGACTGCTGCTCTCGCTCGGCTACACCGCGCTCACCCTGTGGATCGGCGGCGACGTGATGGTCGGGGTGCTCTCCCGGCTCACCGGGCTGCCGGACGGCGGGGCCTCCCGGGCCCTGATGTACGGGGTCCTGGCCGCCTGCACCGTCGTCGGGGCCGTCTTCGGCTACCGGCTGCTGCTGCGGATGAGCAAGCTGCTGGCCGTGGCCATGGTGGTACTGCTGGCGGTGGGCGTGTTCGCGTACTCCGGCGATTTCACCACCGCCGCCCCGCCGGACACCCCGTACCTGCTGGGCTCCTTCTGGCCGACCTGGGTGCTCGCCGCCGTCGCCGCCGGGCTCAGTGGCCCGGTCGCCTTCATCACCCTGCTCGGCGACTACACCCGCTACATCTCCCCCGCCCGGCACGGCTCCCGCAAGGTCTTCTGGGCCACCTGCGCCGGCCTGCTCTTCGGCCTGCTGGTCCCGCAGCTCTTCGGCACCTACACCGCGCTGGCCGCCCGGGCCGGCCTGGACTACGCCGGACCGCTGGTCGAGGCCTCGCCCGGCTGGTACCTGATCCCGCTGCTGCTGGCCGCCGCGGGCGGCTCCATCGGCAACGCCGGGCTGATGCTGTACTCGATGGGCCTCGACCTCGACGCCATCCTGCCCCGCGCCACCCGGACCCGGGCCACCCTGATCGCCGCGGGCGTCGCCACCGGCTTCGTCTTCCTCGGCTCCTTCGCCTGGAGCGCGCAGGCCGCGATGACCTCCTTCGTGCTGCTGCTCACCGCGCTGGGCACGCCCTGGGCCGTGATCACCCTGATCGGCCATCTGCGCTGCCGCGGGAAGTACGACCAGGAAGCGCTCCAGGTGTTCAACCGCCGGGCCCGTGGCGGCGTCTACTGGTACAGCGCCGGGTGGAACCTCCGCGCCACCGCCTCCTGGGCGGCGGGTGCGGCGGTGGGCCTGGCCGCCGTGTCGACCCCGCTGTACGAAGGGCCGCTGCTGGCCCTGACCGGCGGGGTGGACTGCAGCTTCATCCTGTCGGGGCTGGTCGGCGGCCTGGTGTACACGGCGCTGACCTTCCGGACCGCACCGGTCCGGGAGGTCGTGCTGGCGATCGACTAG
- a CDS encoding agmatine/peptidylarginine deiminase, whose protein sequence is MNKPVDAGFRMPPEWAPHERTWMAWPSLNPTFTNTEELAEARRAWGAVARAVSAYEPVTLVVSPGDAEGARAVVGPGDKHPIDLVERELDDAWMRDIGPTFVTNRQGELAAVDWTFNGWGAQEWARWDNDSKVARHVSDLVGTRTYSTPLVNEGGAIHVDGEGTVLLTDTVQLGAGRNPDWTREQVEQEIHAHLGTTKAIWLPYGLAGDYGTYGTQGHVDIVAAFARPGVVMVHSQPDPAHPDHERGKTIAAILRAATDAQGRPLEVVEIPAPTVLEEDDEWVDYSYINHYLCNDGVVLCSFDDPRDDEAAEIFRGLFPERTVTLVDARTIFAGGGGIHCITQQQPKV, encoded by the coding sequence ATGAACAAGCCCGTGGACGCCGGATTCCGCATGCCCCCCGAGTGGGCGCCGCACGAGCGCACCTGGATGGCCTGGCCCAGCCTCAATCCGACCTTCACCAACACGGAGGAGCTCGCCGAGGCCCGCCGCGCCTGGGGCGCCGTGGCCCGCGCCGTCAGCGCGTACGAGCCGGTCACCCTGGTGGTCTCGCCCGGCGACGCCGAAGGCGCCCGCGCCGTGGTCGGCCCCGGCGACAAGCACCCCATCGACCTGGTCGAGCGGGAGCTGGACGACGCCTGGATGCGGGACATCGGCCCCACCTTTGTCACCAACCGCCAGGGCGAGCTCGCCGCCGTGGACTGGACCTTCAACGGCTGGGGCGCCCAGGAATGGGCCCGCTGGGACAACGACTCCAAGGTCGCCCGCCACGTCTCCGACCTGGTCGGCACCCGTACGTACTCCACCCCGCTGGTCAACGAGGGCGGCGCCATCCACGTCGACGGCGAGGGCACCGTCCTGCTGACCGACACCGTGCAGCTGGGCGCGGGCCGCAACCCCGACTGGACCCGCGAGCAGGTCGAGCAGGAGATCCACGCCCACCTGGGCACCACCAAGGCCATCTGGCTGCCGTACGGCCTGGCCGGCGACTACGGCACCTATGGCACCCAGGGCCATGTGGACATCGTCGCGGCCTTCGCCCGCCCCGGCGTGGTCATGGTCCACAGCCAGCCCGACCCGGCCCACCCGGACCACGAGCGCGGCAAGACCATCGCCGCCATCCTGCGCGCCGCCACCGACGCCCAGGGCCGGCCGCTGGAGGTCGTGGAGATCCCCGCCCCGACCGTGCTGGAAGAGGACGACGAGTGGGTGGACTACTCGTATATCAACCACTACCTGTGCAACGACGGCGTCGTGCTGTGCTCCTTCGACGACCCGCGCGACGACGAGGCCGCCGAGATCTTCCGCGGACTGTTCCCGGAGCGGACCGTGACACTGGTTGACGCACGTACGATTTTCGCCGGGGGTGGCGGCATCCACTGCATCACCCAGCAACAGCCGAAGGTGTGA
- the cimA gene encoding citramalate synthase: MTPTETTAPKAVLDDSFHVFDTTLRDGAQREGINLTVADKLTIARYLDEFGVGFIEGGWPGANPRDTEFFARARAEIDFKHAQLVAFGATRRAGGSAAEDPQVRALLESGAPVITLVAKSHDRHVELALRTTLDENLEMVRDTVSYLREQGRRVFVDCEHFFDGYRANPEYAKSVVRTAYEAGADVVVLCDTNGGMLPAQVTAVVSTVLADTGARLGIHAQDDTGCAVANTLAAVDGGATHVQCTANGYGERVGNANLFPVVAALEIKYGREVLPPGALAEMTRISHAIAEVVNLTPSTHQPYVGVSAFAHKAGLHASAIKVDPDLYQHIDPERVGNTMRMLVSDMAGRASIELKGRELGVDLGGDRALVSRVVERVKERELAGYTYEAADASFELLLREEAEGRARRFFRIESWRAIVEDRPDGTHANEATVKLWAKGERIVATAEGNGPVNALDRALRVALERFFPQLAKFELVDYKVRILEGTHGTESTTRVLVTTTDGHREWNTVGVAPNVIAASWQALEDAFTYGLLHAGIEPAE, translated from the coding sequence GTGACGCCAACAGAGACGACAGCGCCGAAGGCCGTCCTCGACGACAGCTTCCACGTCTTCGACACCACGCTGCGGGACGGCGCGCAGCGCGAGGGCATCAACCTCACGGTCGCGGACAAGCTGACGATCGCCCGGTACCTGGACGAGTTCGGTGTCGGCTTCATCGAGGGCGGCTGGCCCGGCGCCAACCCGCGCGACACCGAGTTCTTCGCCCGCGCCCGCGCCGAGATCGACTTCAAGCACGCCCAGCTGGTGGCCTTCGGCGCCACCCGCCGGGCCGGCGGCTCCGCGGCCGAGGACCCCCAGGTTCGGGCCCTGCTGGAGTCCGGCGCACCCGTGATCACCCTGGTCGCCAAATCCCACGACCGGCATGTCGAGCTGGCCCTGCGCACCACCCTGGACGAGAACCTGGAGATGGTCCGGGACACCGTCTCCTACCTGCGCGAGCAGGGCCGCCGGGTGTTCGTCGACTGCGAGCACTTCTTCGACGGCTACCGGGCCAACCCGGAGTACGCCAAGTCCGTGGTCCGCACCGCGTACGAGGCCGGCGCCGACGTGGTCGTCCTCTGCGACACCAACGGCGGCATGCTCCCCGCCCAGGTCACCGCCGTGGTCTCCACCGTCCTCGCCGACACCGGCGCCCGGCTCGGCATCCACGCCCAGGACGACACCGGCTGCGCCGTGGCCAACACCCTCGCCGCCGTGGACGGCGGCGCCACCCATGTGCAGTGCACCGCCAACGGCTACGGCGAGCGGGTCGGCAACGCCAACCTCTTCCCGGTGGTCGCCGCCCTGGAGATCAAGTACGGCCGCGAGGTCCTGCCGCCCGGCGCCCTGGCCGAGATGACCCGGATCTCCCACGCCATCGCCGAGGTCGTCAACCTCACCCCCTCCACGCACCAGCCGTACGTCGGAGTCTCCGCCTTCGCCCACAAGGCCGGACTGCACGCCTCGGCCATCAAGGTCGACCCGGACCTCTACCAGCACATCGACCCCGAGCGGGTCGGCAACACCATGCGGATGCTGGTCTCCGACATGGCCGGCCGGGCCTCCATCGAGCTCAAGGGCCGGGAGCTCGGCGTGGACCTCGGCGGGGACCGCGCCCTGGTCTCCCGGGTCGTGGAGCGGGTCAAGGAACGGGAGCTGGCCGGCTACACCTACGAGGCCGCCGACGCCTCCTTCGAGCTCCTGCTCAGGGAGGAGGCGGAGGGCCGCGCCCGCCGGTTCTTCCGGATCGAGTCCTGGCGGGCCATCGTCGAGGACCGCCCGGACGGTACGCACGCCAACGAGGCCACCGTGAAGCTCTGGGCCAAGGGGGAGCGGATCGTGGCCACGGCGGAGGGCAACGGCCCCGTCAACGCCCTGGACCGGGCGCTCCGGGTGGCCCTGGAGCGCTTCTTCCCGCAGCTGGCCAAGTTCGAGCTGGTCGACTACAAGGTCCGCATCCTGGAGGGCACCCACGGCACCGAGTCCACCACCCGGGTGCTGGTCACCACCACGGACGGCCACCGCGAGTGGAACACGGTCGGGGTGGCGCCGAATGTGATCGCCGCGTCCTGGCAGGCGCTGGAGGACGCCTTCACCTACGGCCTCCTGCACGCGGGCATCGAACCGGCGGAGTAG
- a CDS encoding YceI family protein: MGLFTRRSQQNTTTAAAGTVSTLDPALAALTGDYVIDAAHSSIGFTVRHAMVTNVRGTFAEHQGTLHLDGADPARSTAAIEVRIASVDTGIADRDTHLRSGDFFDAEAYPVMTFRSTAAQQLGGDRYRISGDLTIKDVTRPLAIDLEFNGSATDVYGNERVGFEGSTEILRSDWGLTWNAALEAGGVMVSDRVKLTFDISAIKQA, translated from the coding sequence ATGGGCCTGTTCACCCGTCGCAGCCAGCAGAACACCACCACCGCCGCCGCCGGCACCGTCTCCACCCTTGACCCGGCCCTCGCCGCCCTCACCGGCGACTACGTGATCGACGCCGCGCACAGCAGCATCGGCTTCACCGTCCGGCACGCGATGGTGACCAACGTCCGGGGCACCTTCGCCGAACACCAGGGCACCCTGCACCTGGACGGCGCCGACCCGGCCCGGTCGACCGCCGCCATCGAGGTCCGGATCGCCTCGGTGGACACCGGTATCGCGGACCGCGACACGCACCTGCGCAGCGGTGACTTCTTCGACGCCGAGGCGTACCCGGTGATGACCTTCCGGTCCACCGCAGCGCAGCAGCTGGGCGGCGACCGCTACCGGATCAGCGGCGACCTGACCATCAAGGACGTCACCCGGCCGCTCGCCATCGACCTGGAGTTCAACGGCTCCGCCACCGATGTGTACGGCAACGAGCGGGTGGGGTTCGAGGGCAGCACCGAGATCCTGCGTTCCGACTGGGGCCTGACCTGGAACGCGGCCTTGGAGGCCGGCGGTGTGATGGTCAGCGACAGGGTGAAGCTGACCTTCGACATCTCGGCGATCAAGCAGGCCTGA
- a CDS encoding TetR/AcrR family transcriptional regulator: MVAGGVRARKNAPPREDVLVAAMATIAERGLDGLTMAGLGRQVGMSSGHLLYYFRSKDELLLQTLEWSEAALGGERRALLSRRGPVRDRLTAYVDLYVPQYARDPHWTLWLEVWNRSQNAGPEERDRQAAIEGAWHRDLVALLAEGISRGEFRPVDADRFAARTRALLDGFSIQLAVGLPGLDRRQILDHVQEFFAEALTPVTVS; encoded by the coding sequence ATGGTGGCGGGTGGGGTACGCGCGCGGAAGAACGCGCCGCCGCGCGAGGACGTACTCGTCGCCGCCATGGCCACGATCGCCGAGCGCGGCCTGGACGGGCTCACCATGGCCGGACTGGGCCGCCAGGTCGGCATGAGCAGCGGCCACCTCCTCTACTACTTCCGCAGCAAGGACGAGCTGCTGCTGCAGACCCTGGAGTGGAGCGAGGCGGCCCTCGGCGGCGAACGGCGGGCCCTGCTCTCCCGGCGCGGCCCGGTCCGCGACCGGCTGACCGCCTATGTCGACCTGTACGTGCCCCAGTACGCCCGGGACCCGCACTGGACGCTCTGGCTGGAGGTCTGGAACCGCTCCCAGAACGCCGGCCCGGAGGAGCGCGACCGCCAGGCCGCCATCGAGGGCGCCTGGCACCGCGACCTGGTGGCGCTGCTCGCCGAGGGCATCTCGCGCGGCGAATTCCGGCCGGTGGACGCCGACCGCTTCGCCGCCCGCACCCGGGCCCTGCTGGACGGGTTCAGCATCCAGCTGGCGGTCGGCCTGCCCGGCCTGGACCGCCGGCAGATCCTCGACCACGTACAGGAGTTCTTCGCCGAGGCCCTCACCCCGGTGACCGTATCGTGA
- a CDS encoding branched-chain amino acid aminotransferase, whose translation MTTPTIELKPSSNPLSDAEREAILASPGFGRHFTDHMVTVKWTEGRGWHDAELVPYAPLSMDPANMTLHYAQTIFEGLKAYRQPDGTVATFRPEANAERFQASARRMAMPELPTELFIEACDALIKQDRAWVPDSGEASLYLRPFMFATEVGLGVRPANEFLFMVIASPAGAYFPGGVKPVSVWLSEEYVRAVKGGTGAAKTGGNYAASLVAQAQAASHGCDQVVWLDAVEHRWIEEMGGMNLYFVYGDRIVTPELTGSLLPGITRDSLLTIARDLGYTAEEGRITTEDWKRDNENGTLTEVFACGTAAVITPVGSVKSERANWTQGDGEPGQVTMRLRKALLELQTGHSADTHGWMHQLG comes from the coding sequence ATGACGACGCCCACCATCGAGCTCAAGCCCTCCTCGAACCCGCTGTCCGACGCGGAGCGCGAGGCGATCCTGGCCAGCCCCGGATTCGGCCGCCACTTCACCGACCACATGGTGACCGTCAAGTGGACCGAGGGCCGCGGCTGGCACGACGCCGAGCTGGTCCCGTACGCGCCGCTGTCCATGGACCCGGCGAACATGACGCTGCACTACGCGCAGACGATCTTCGAGGGCCTCAAGGCGTACCGCCAGCCCGACGGCACCGTCGCCACCTTCCGCCCCGAGGCCAACGCCGAGCGGTTCCAGGCCTCCGCCCGCCGCATGGCGATGCCCGAGCTGCCCACCGAGCTGTTCATCGAGGCCTGCGACGCGCTCATCAAGCAGGACCGCGCCTGGGTGCCGGACTCCGGTGAAGCCTCCCTCTACCTGCGGCCGTTCATGTTCGCGACCGAGGTCGGCCTGGGCGTCCGCCCGGCCAACGAGTTCCTCTTCATGGTCATCGCCTCGCCCGCCGGCGCCTACTTCCCCGGTGGCGTCAAGCCGGTCTCCGTCTGGCTCTCCGAGGAGTACGTCCGCGCGGTCAAGGGCGGCACCGGCGCGGCCAAGACCGGCGGCAACTACGCGGCCTCGCTGGTCGCGCAGGCCCAGGCGGCCTCGCACGGCTGCGACCAGGTGGTCTGGCTGGATGCCGTCGAGCACCGCTGGATCGAGGAAATGGGCGGCATGAACCTGTACTTCGTGTACGGCGACCGCATCGTGACCCCCGAGCTCACCGGCTCGCTCCTCCCCGGCATCACCCGCGACTCCCTCCTCACCATCGCCCGCGACCTCGGCTACACCGCCGAGGAGGGCCGGATCACCACCGAGGACTGGAAGCGGGACAACGAGAACGGCACGCTCACCGAGGTGTTCGCCTGCGGTACCGCCGCCGTGATCACCCCGGTCGGCTCGGTCAAGTCCGAGCGCGCCAACTGGACCCAGGGCGACGGCGAGCCCGGCCAGGTCACCATGCGCCTGCGCAAGGCCCTGCTGGAGCTCCAGACCGGCCACTCCGCCGACACCCATGGCTGGATGCACCAGCTCGGCTGA